A single genomic interval of Stenotrophomonas sp. ZAC14D1_NAIMI4_1 harbors:
- a CDS encoding benzoate/H(+) symporter BenE family transporter — MGTQVRQVWWRDLSVPAIVAGFITVLVGFASSAVIVFQAAQAVGANQAQIASWMWALGLGMGVTCIGLSLRYRVPVVTAWSTPGAAMLVVGAGGASLSEATGAFLLAAVLGMIAGFSGIFARLMQRVPMALAAGMLAGVLLRFGLDVFVAMNTQVVLALAMFATWLAGRRLFPRYAVIATLLVGIIIAASRGLLHAQDLHLQLATPHWVTPSLSWQAVAGIALPLFVVTMASQNIPGVAVMRASGYSAPISPVIGWIGVVNTLLAPFGAYALNLAAITAAICMGRDAHEDPARRYTAAMAAGAFYIVIGLFGATVAALFAAFPKELVACVAGIALFGTIGNSLASALAVERDREAALVTFLVTASGVSLAGIGSAFWGLVAGSLCLLVLRPRTSG, encoded by the coding sequence ATGGGCACGCAGGTTCGACAGGTGTGGTGGCGCGATCTTTCGGTGCCGGCGATCGTGGCCGGCTTCATTACGGTGCTGGTGGGCTTCGCCAGTTCGGCGGTGATCGTGTTTCAGGCCGCGCAGGCCGTCGGCGCCAACCAGGCGCAGATCGCTTCATGGATGTGGGCGCTCGGCCTGGGCATGGGCGTGACCTGTATCGGCCTGTCGCTGCGCTACCGCGTGCCGGTGGTCACCGCGTGGTCGACCCCCGGCGCGGCGATGCTGGTGGTCGGCGCCGGTGGCGCTTCGCTGTCCGAAGCCACCGGCGCGTTCCTGCTCGCTGCGGTGCTGGGCATGATTGCCGGCTTCTCGGGCATCTTCGCCCGCCTGATGCAGCGGGTACCGATGGCGCTGGCCGCCGGCATGCTGGCGGGCGTGCTGCTGCGCTTCGGCCTGGACGTGTTCGTGGCGATGAACACCCAGGTGGTGCTCGCCCTGGCAATGTTCGCCACCTGGCTGGCCGGCCGCCGCCTGTTCCCGCGCTATGCGGTGATCGCCACCCTGCTGGTCGGCATCATCATCGCCGCCAGCCGCGGCCTGCTGCATGCGCAGGACCTGCACTTGCAGCTGGCCACCCCGCACTGGGTCACACCCTCGCTGTCGTGGCAGGCGGTGGCCGGCATCGCCCTGCCCCTGTTCGTGGTCACCATGGCTTCGCAGAACATCCCCGGAGTGGCGGTGATGCGCGCCTCCGGCTACAGCGCGCCCATTTCGCCGGTGATCGGCTGGATCGGCGTGGTCAACACGCTGCTGGCCCCCTTCGGCGCCTACGCCTTGAACCTGGCGGCGATCACCGCGGCGATCTGCATGGGCCGCGATGCCCATGAGGACCCCGCGCGCCGGTACACCGCAGCGATGGCGGCCGGCGCCTTCTATATCGTGATCGGCCTGTTCGGGGCGACCGTGGCCGCCCTGTTCGCGGCCTTCCCCAAGGAACTGGTCGCCTGCGTGGCCGGCATCGCCCTGTTCGGCACCATCGGCAACAGCCTGGCCAGCGCCCTGGCCGTGGAGCGCGACCGCGAGGCCGCGCTGGTCACCTTCCTGGTCACCGCCTCCGGGGTATCACTGGCCGGCATCGGCTCGGCATTCTGGGGGCTGGTGGCAGGTTCGCTGTGCCTGCTGGTACTGCGGCCACGCACATCGGGTTGA
- a CDS encoding DUF4339 domain-containing protein yields MHRHDGGARVPGAAGTRRGFMEEGRWHYTDGGSHHGPCTLAELRHLLEKRTITPETLLQREGDSGWRPFAEIDMAGALMAV; encoded by the coding sequence TTGCACCGTCACGACGGCGGTGCAAGGGTGCCCGGTGCGGCAGGAACAAGGAGAGGCTTCATGGAAGAAGGGCGGTGGCACTACACCGATGGCGGCAGCCACCACGGGCCATGCACGCTGGCCGAACTTCGGCACCTGCTGGAAAAGCGGACCATCACGCCGGAAACGTTGCTGCAGCGCGAGGGCGATTCCGGCTGGCGGCCTTTTGCCGAAATCGACATGGCGGGTGCGCTCATGGCGGTCTGA
- a CDS encoding lytic murein transglycosylase, protein MAPTTPAADPAFARCMTQLQATAAKKGVAADRFTAITAGLQPDPSVLPLLDAQPEFTTPIWDYLAALVDRPRVDDGRAMLQQHRDLLQRVSAQYGVDPATIVAVWGVESDYGRVFGKRPLLQSLATLSCAGRRQPFFRGELLALIKLIEQGDLQAQGLTGSWAGAFGHTQFMPSTYARIAVDGDGDGRRDLVGSIPDALASTANYLKRAGWRSGEPWGMEVRVPEGFKTAQTGRTQRRALADWRALGVTGLDGSALAPPGLPADARAALLLPAGSKGPALLVFRNYDAIYSYNAAESYALAIATLADRLRGGNGLATAWPTDDPGLGRDERRQLQTLLLARGHDIGSADGMIGNASRRAIQVEQRRLGWPDADGRPGQRILRALQAEPRTPATPTRFSLPANYSAAQSPAIRSRSTVQQIQGVSSGQFQGLDAWLVETPEATAAISVFGGQLLSFVPKGQPDVMWLSPKRAELPTPIRGGSPVCWPYFGRQGQGNDVPAHGFVRTLPWELQQARRLDDGSIELTLAPPALQDLGLRLTMTVRVGRELRQQLVTENTGTAPATFTQALHNYFRVGDATRVEVDGVDGVTYQDKYENYAQTRRQQGPWSLRDPRDPGRSDRIYSPAGGRYVLRDPVLKRRIELHTEGSRALVAWNPGAEAAAKMADVGDGWRDYVCLEAANAGPDVVTVAPGGRHVLVQVISASPL, encoded by the coding sequence ATGGCGCCAACGACGCCCGCCGCTGATCCGGCGTTCGCCCGCTGCATGACGCAGCTGCAGGCCACGGCCGCCAAGAAGGGCGTGGCCGCCGATCGCTTCACCGCGATCACTGCCGGCCTGCAGCCCGACCCCAGCGTGCTGCCACTGCTGGACGCGCAGCCTGAATTCACCACGCCCATCTGGGATTACCTGGCCGCGCTGGTCGATCGCCCGCGGGTGGATGACGGCCGCGCGATGCTGCAGCAGCACCGCGACCTGCTGCAGCGCGTATCAGCGCAGTACGGCGTCGATCCGGCCACCATCGTCGCCGTATGGGGCGTGGAGAGCGACTACGGCCGCGTGTTCGGCAAGCGACCGCTGCTGCAGTCGCTGGCCACGCTGTCCTGTGCCGGCCGGCGCCAGCCCTTCTTCCGTGGCGAACTGCTGGCGCTCATCAAGCTGATCGAGCAGGGCGACCTGCAGGCGCAGGGGCTCACCGGTTCCTGGGCCGGCGCCTTCGGCCACACCCAGTTCATGCCCAGCACCTACGCGCGCATCGCCGTCGACGGCGATGGCGACGGCCGCCGCGATCTGGTCGGCAGCATTCCGGATGCACTGGCCTCCACTGCCAACTATCTCAAGCGTGCCGGTTGGCGCAGCGGCGAACCGTGGGGCATGGAAGTGCGTGTTCCCGAGGGTTTCAAGACGGCGCAGACCGGGCGCACCCAGCGTCGTGCGCTGGCGGACTGGCGCGCACTGGGCGTCACTGGCCTGGATGGCAGCGCCCTCGCGCCGCCGGGGCTGCCGGCCGATGCCCGCGCGGCCCTGCTGCTGCCGGCCGGCAGCAAGGGCCCGGCGCTGCTGGTGTTCCGCAACTACGATGCGATCTACAGCTACAACGCCGCCGAAAGCTACGCACTGGCCATCGCCACCCTGGCTGACCGGCTGCGTGGCGGCAATGGGCTGGCCACGGCCTGGCCCACCGATGATCCCGGCCTGGGCCGCGACGAGCGCCGCCAGCTGCAGACCCTGCTGCTGGCCCGCGGCCACGATATCGGCAGCGCCGATGGCATGATCGGCAACGCCAGCCGGCGCGCGATCCAGGTCGAGCAGCGTCGCCTGGGCTGGCCCGATGCCGATGGCCGCCCCGGCCAGCGCATCCTGCGCGCGCTGCAGGCCGAGCCGCGCACGCCGGCCACGCCCACCCGTTTCAGCCTTCCCGCCAACTACAGTGCCGCGCAGTCGCCGGCCATACGGAGTCGATCCACCGTGCAACAGATCCAGGGTGTCAGCAGCGGCCAGTTCCAGGGACTCGATGCCTGGCTGGTGGAAACCCCCGAGGCCACCGCCGCCATCAGCGTGTTCGGCGGCCAGCTGCTGTCCTTCGTGCCCAAGGGCCAGCCCGATGTGATGTGGCTTTCGCCCAAGCGTGCCGAGCTGCCGACCCCGATCCGTGGCGGCAGCCCGGTGTGCTGGCCGTACTTCGGCCGCCAAGGCCAGGGCAATGATGTGCCGGCGCATGGTTTCGTCCGCACCCTGCCGTGGGAACTGCAGCAGGCGCGCCGCCTCGACGATGGCAGCATCGAGCTGACCCTGGCGCCGCCGGCGCTGCAGGATCTCGGCCTGCGCCTGACGATGACCGTGCGGGTGGGCCGCGAACTGCGCCAGCAGCTGGTCACCGAGAACACCGGTACTGCACCGGCCACCTTCACCCAGGCCCTGCACAACTACTTCCGCGTCGGCGACGCCACCCGCGTCGAGGTGGACGGCGTGGACGGGGTGACCTACCAGGACAAGTACGAGAACTACGCCCAGACCCGCCGCCAGCAGGGGCCGTGGTCGCTGCGCGACCCGCGCGACCCGGGCCGCAGCGACCGTATCTACAGCCCGGCCGGTGGCCGCTACGTGCTGCGCGACCCGGTGCTGAAGCGCCGCATCGAGCTGCATACCGAAGGCAGCCGCGCGCTGGTGGCGTGGAACCCCGGTGCTGAAGCCGCAGCGAAGATGGCCGATGTCGGCGATGGCTGGCGCGACTACGTCTGCCTGGAGGCGGCCAATGCCGGTCCCGATGTGGTCACCGTCGCCCCGGGCGGCCGCCATGTGCTGGTGCAGGTGATCTCGGCATCGCCTCTGTAG